In Gemmatimonadota bacterium, a genomic segment contains:
- a CDS encoding IclR family transcriptional regulator: MNEIRKSPGVQVISRAAEILRHLGRSPEGQSLAQIAHQVELPRSTVQRIVGALTLEGFVSPERANGGFRLGPGIQSLANSSRFGLADRLRQAMRTISNETGETVDLAILRGGRMLFIDQVVGTHRLRAVSSIGETFPLTDTANGKAALACLERQEAANLISAELGNPESSSSRMTEIREDIDKVRSRGLAFDENEHTEGICAVGFALPDRNGDILALSVPVPHNRYFQVKGDLEETLAFWKRKLGDPAPVIETRRTDRQGRFRSD, from the coding sequence ATGAACGAAATCCGGAAATCCCCGGGGGTCCAGGTGATATCCCGAGCAGCCGAAATTCTTCGTCACCTCGGCCGGAGTCCCGAGGGCCAAAGTCTCGCCCAGATTGCCCATCAGGTCGAGTTGCCCCGGTCCACCGTACAACGAATTGTGGGCGCCTTGACCCTGGAAGGATTCGTCTCTCCCGAAAGGGCGAACGGCGGTTTTCGACTCGGCCCGGGAATCCAGAGCCTGGCGAATTCCTCGCGCTTCGGCCTTGCCGACCGGCTGCGGCAGGCCATGAGGACGATTTCCAATGAAACCGGCGAAACGGTTGACCTGGCAATCCTGAGAGGCGGCAGAATGCTGTTCATCGACCAGGTCGTCGGCACCCACAGGTTACGTGCCGTTTCCAGCATCGGGGAGACCTTTCCATTGACCGATACCGCCAATGGAAAGGCGGCACTGGCATGCCTGGAGAGACAAGAGGCTGCCAACCTGATTTCAGCAGAGCTGGGAAACCCTGAGTCCTCGTCCTCGCGAATGACCGAGATCCGGGAAGACATCGACAAGGTGCGATCCCGCGGACTGGCGTTTGACGAAAACGAGCATACCGAGGGGATCTGCGCAGTCGGCTTCGCGCTGCCTGACAGGAACGGCGATATCCTCGCCCTGTCCGTGCCGGTTCCGCATAACCGCTACTTTCAGGTCAAGGGTGATCTCGAGGAGACGCTGGCATTCTGGAAGAGAAAACTCGGCGACCCGGCTCCAGTGATTGAGACACGCAGGACTGATCGCCAGGGCCGTTTCCGATCAGATTGA
- a CDS encoding cyclase family protein, with amino-acid sequence MAITIRGIEFQENTSNDMGLVFYNLSHRYGFQCPNWPYFRDVQIERKHYMAKSGVLSQTITTTMHVTTHIDAPAHVVQGTPFIDEVPLPHFFGSGIVVSIPKQKWESITGDDLESACGHAIRRNDVLIINTGWHRQYDDGDYFPYCPGLVPSAADWMVEKGIKVVGHDTQANDHPLATAIGPQRNGPILPHLEAEYREWSGGRDWKEDFPDWEPVHNKLFSNGILGIENVGGDLDAVTGRRCTFAFFPWNWDRGDGCIIRLVAIVDKGQTYRIEPGEAF; translated from the coding sequence ATGGCGATAACGATCCGCGGCATAGAGTTCCAGGAGAACACCAGCAATGACATGGGACTCGTGTTCTACAATCTCAGTCACCGCTACGGGTTTCAGTGTCCGAACTGGCCGTACTTCCGCGATGTCCAGATCGAGCGGAAACATTACATGGCGAAGTCCGGCGTCCTGTCGCAAACGATCACGACCACGATGCATGTCACCACGCATATCGACGCCCCGGCCCACGTCGTTCAGGGCACGCCCTTTATCGACGAGGTTCCATTGCCGCATTTCTTTGGCTCCGGGATCGTCGTTTCCATACCCAAACAGAAATGGGAATCGATCACGGGCGACGATCTCGAAAGTGCCTGCGGCCACGCCATCCGCAGGAATGACGTCCTGATCATCAACACGGGCTGGCACCGGCAATACGACGACGGTGACTACTTCCCGTATTGCCCCGGCCTCGTGCCGTCGGCGGCCGACTGGATGGTCGAGAAAGGAATCAAGGTCGTCGGTCACGACACGCAGGCGAATGATCATCCGCTGGCGACCGCGATCGGACCGCAACGCAACGGACCGATACTGCCGCATCTTGAGGCGGAATACCGCGAATGGTCGGGTGGACGTGACTGGAAAGAGGACTTTCCTGATTGGGAGCCTGTCCATAACAAGCTGTTTTCAAATGGTATTCTCGGAATTGAAAATGTCGGGGGAGACCTTGACGCCGTAACCGGAAGGAGGTGCACCTTCGCCTTTTTTCCGTGGAACTGGGATCGAGGCGACGGGTGCATCATCAGGCTCGTCGCAATCGTCGACAAGGGGCAGACTTACCGGATCGAACCCGGAGAGGCG